A stretch of Clostridium sp. BJN0001 DNA encodes these proteins:
- a CDS encoding deaminase domain-containing protein, whose product MQHNKIKIRNVVDFENMMKEDKTHIDQKIIKIIEESLKNSETEYRAYDSSDFIDYFKKKILFKEQIKILNNLLLKVENIIIKRIEYEKIRVKAYDVSYFEKMVSKAHEDILSIKDSHITFDIDELDSEISTKCVYAKDVELLKKILLFNNSDVKEKYDYEKRQKTLFIKKPDLFTIDFIKFKNGSIEYHNFLNDAVLRMNRLILNIKKYVKNEDSNIIEINQSKAIQDSINVAEVEFCSINFKALSGNDEVNGFIKAPIKDLERFKSFRVNRFGEIGTGYDRFCDSEKKIFEKIDECIENNIVLNYGKVILKSRWQPCPSCYYVMEQFLEKHPNMKIEVRYLNDYGRAK is encoded by the coding sequence GTGCAGCATAATAAAATAAAAATACGAAATGTAGTGGATTTTGAAAATATGATGAAAGAAGATAAAACTCATATTGATCAAAAAATCATAAAGATAATAGAAGAATCTCTTAAAAATTCAGAAACAGAATACAGAGCATATGACAGTTCTGATTTTATTGATTATTTTAAAAAGAAAATTTTATTTAAAGAGCAGATTAAGATACTTAATAATCTTTTGCTAAAAGTAGAAAACATAATAATAAAAAGAATAGAATACGAGAAAATTAGAGTGAAGGCTTATGATGTGTCTTATTTTGAAAAGATGGTTTCTAAAGCGCATGAAGATATTTTATCTATAAAAGATTCACATATAACATTTGATATAGATGAACTTGATAGTGAAATAAGCACAAAATGTGTTTATGCAAAAGATGTAGAACTTTTAAAAAAGATATTGTTATTTAATAACTCAGATGTAAAAGAAAAATATGATTATGAAAAAAGGCAGAAAACTTTATTTATAAAAAAGCCTGATCTGTTTACAATTGATTTCATAAAATTCAAAAATGGAAGTATTGAATATCACAATTTTTTAAATGATGCAGTTTTAAGAATGAATAGACTTATTTTAAATATTAAAAAATATGTTAAAAATGAGGATAGCAATATCATTGAAATAAATCAGAGTAAGGCGATTCAAGATTCTATAAATGTTGCAGAAGTTGAATTCTGTAGTATTAATTTTAAAGCTTTAAGTGGAAATGATGAAGTTAATGGCTTTATTAAAGCTCCAATTAAAGATTTAGAGAGGTTTAAAAGCTTTAGGGTAAATAGGTTTGGTGAAATAGGAACAGGTTATGATAGGTTCTGTGATAGTGAAAAGAAGATATTTGAGAAGATAGATGAGTGTATTGAAAACAATATTGTTTTAAATTATGGAAAAGTAATTTTAAAAAGCAGATGGCAGCCATGCCCAAGTTGTTATTATGTTATGGAACAATTTTTAGAAAAACATCCTAATATGAAAATAGAGGTACGATATTTAAATGATTATGGAAGAGCAAAATAG
- a CDS encoding uracil-DNA glycosylase, producing the protein MTEILKNDWKTYLDSEFKKDYYLKLRQFLIQEYKTQKIYPNMYDLFNALHYTPYSKVKVVILGQDPYHGPNQAHGLSFSVNKGVKTPPSLVNIFKELHDDIGCYIPNNGYLKKWADEGVLLLNTVLSVRAKEANSHRKMGWEEFTDKVIASLNEKENPIVFILWGNNAISKEKLITNKKHLILKSVHPSPLSASRGFFGSRPFSKTNKFLKETGQTPIDWQIENI; encoded by the coding sequence ATGACAGAAATATTAAAAAACGACTGGAAAACATACTTAGATTCAGAATTTAAAAAAGATTATTATTTAAAATTAAGACAATTTCTAATACAAGAATATAAAACCCAAAAAATATACCCCAATATGTACGATTTATTTAATGCACTTCACTATACACCTTATTCAAAAGTTAAAGTAGTAATTTTAGGGCAGGATCCTTATCATGGGCCTAATCAAGCTCACGGATTAAGTTTTTCTGTAAATAAAGGAGTAAAGACTCCTCCTTCACTTGTTAACATATTTAAAGAACTTCATGATGATATCGGATGTTACATACCTAATAATGGATACTTAAAAAAATGGGCTGATGAAGGAGTTCTTCTATTAAATACTGTATTATCTGTTCGTGCAAAAGAAGCTAATTCTCATAGAAAAATGGGTTGGGAAGAGTTTACCGATAAAGTTATAGCAAGTCTTAATGAAAAAGAAAATCCTATTGTATTTATTTTATGGGGAAACAATGCAATCTCTAAAGAAAAATTAATAACAAATAAAAAGCATCTTATATTAAAATCAGTTCATCCAAGTCCTCTTTCAGCATCACGAGGATTTTTTGGAAGCAGACCTTTTTCAAAAACTAATAAATTTTTAAAAGAAACAGGTCAAACTCCTATTGACTGGCAAATAGAAAATATATAA
- a CDS encoding peptidylprolyl isomerase: MENKVLAVAAGNEITEKDLDMVISRYPKQQQAMFQNEAGKKQLVEQLISFELMNKFGQEIKLDETEEYKKSMQNISKEVITSMAINKALADVSVTDEECKKYYEDNKESFGEPEQVSAKHILVDSEEKASSIKKEIDEGLSFEDAAKKYSSCPSKEQGGRLGYFSRGMMVPEFEDAAFKLEIGKISDPVKTQFGYHLIVVEGKKDASTKSYDEVKDTVLNQLLKQRQDKKYKEMISELEKKYGVERK; encoded by the coding sequence ATGGAAAATAAAGTGTTAGCTGTAGCAGCTGGAAATGAAATAACAGAAAAGGATCTTGATATGGTAATTTCAAGATATCCAAAACAGCAGCAAGCTATGTTTCAGAATGAAGCAGGAAAGAAACAATTAGTTGAACAATTAATTTCATTTGAATTAATGAATAAATTTGGTCAGGAAATCAAATTAGATGAGACAGAAGAATACAAAAAATCTATGCAGAATATATCAAAAGAAGTAATTACATCAATGGCTATTAATAAAGCGTTAGCTGATGTTTCAGTTACTGATGAAGAATGCAAAAAGTATTATGAAGATAATAAAGAATCTTTTGGAGAACCTGAACAGGTTTCAGCAAAACACATATTAGTAGATAGTGAAGAAAAAGCATCTAGCATTAAAAAAGAAATAGATGAAGGATTATCTTTTGAAGATGCAGCTAAGAAGTATTCATCATGCCCATCTAAAGAACAGGGAGGAAGACTTGGATATTTCTCAAGAGGAATGATGGTCCCTGAATTTGAAGATGCAGCATTTAAGCTTGAAATAGGCAAAATAAGTGATCCTGTAAAGACTCAGTTTGGATATCATTTAATAGTAGTTGAAGGAAAGAAAGACGCTTCTACTAAATCATACGATGAAGTTAAAGATACAGTATTAAATCAACTTTTAAAACAGAGACAGGATAAGAAATATAAAGAAATGATTTCAGAACTTGAAAAGAAATATGGTGTTGAAAGAAAATAG
- a CDS encoding DUF3785 family protein: MEFEYNSKKYLLNEENCDGFFNDENNEVKDISLEIVLDSLSHSKKSIDFSKEYYASKCPCEKQEAFGRAYPYLEYHFYIYTKNNAYVINDICPEYENTTFTRLQRAGKVDNSYIVSLIVCPECGRYTVELEECLV, encoded by the coding sequence ATGGAATTTGAATATAATAGCAAAAAATATTTATTAAATGAAGAAAACTGTGATGGATTTTTTAACGATGAAAATAATGAAGTAAAAGATATATCACTTGAAATAGTACTAGACTCACTTTCTCACTCAAAAAAAAGCATTGACTTTTCTAAAGAATACTATGCTTCTAAATGTCCATGTGAAAAACAAGAAGCTTTTGGCAGAGCCTATCCTTATCTTGAATATCATTTTTATATTTATACAAAAAATAACGCTTATGTAATAAATGATATATGCCCTGAATATGAAAATACAACTTTCACAAGACTTCAAAGAGCTGGAAAAGTTGATAACAGCTATATAGTAAGTTTAATAGTTTGTCCTGAATGTGGCAGATATACAGTTGAACTTGAAGAATGTCTTGTATAA
- a CDS encoding methyl-accepting chemotaxis protein has product MNSIRFKIFISIFLCSMVTALLIGGFSIANARNSAINDSKNMLSLMTENKTEELNQKILGIEQSVNTLTNIAKTEIDDLNKFKTDPEYVKDYQKKMERSSIECANNTKGAISFYIRFNPEYTEPTSGLFYSRDSENSEFKKLTPTDFSKYDKDDIEHVGWYYEPVKAKKAIWMSPYLNSNLNIYMVSYVVPIIKNGENVGVVGMDIDFDAISSVAKETKAYNSGYAFITDNKGNIMYHPNLDINQNVEKITGINGISDKFNSDENYIKYKSNNQNKVLSFDKTSNGWMFIITASEKEILQNAADITKKIIVAALALLVVGILISYVVGKRIASPIQKVTKAIKKASDLDLTYDPDIDSLLKYKDEIGVLSNAYEKMRSEIQSLLKEILKQSEDMDKHSNELSDIVEGFTERMQSINSSVKGISDSVQETSASSEEISASINEVNTSSDTLSVKATEGSAKAEESKDNSRNIKNMADEYTSKTREVYSQKKESEIKALKEGEVVKKIAILADTISDIAEQTNLLSLNASIEAARAGESGKGFAVVAQEVGNLAGQSTEAVNTIKNVISEVQKSFNNLSSNSKEILKFMNENIEKQSEIVENMSNKFYKSSEFVSNMSEEIAAMSEELTATVGQIGEAINVTAKNAQKASENADVIQKSVHETTQEVQIISDNAKNQRKLSRTLYNEISRFKI; this is encoded by the coding sequence ATGAATAGTATAAGATTTAAAATTTTTATTTCTATTTTTTTATGTAGTATGGTTACAGCATTATTGATTGGAGGATTTAGTATAGCAAATGCTAGAAATAGTGCAATTAATGACTCAAAAAATATGCTGAGCCTTATGACTGAGAACAAGACAGAAGAGCTTAATCAAAAAATATTGGGAATTGAACAGTCTGTTAATACATTAACCAATATTGCAAAAACAGAGATTGATGATTTAAATAAATTTAAGACTGATCCTGAGTATGTTAAGGATTATCAAAAGAAAATGGAGAGATCTTCAATTGAATGTGCAAACAATACAAAAGGTGCGATAAGTTTTTACATAAGGTTCAATCCTGAATATACAGAACCTACATCAGGCCTTTTTTATTCAAGAGATAGTGAAAACAGTGAATTTAAAAAACTTACGCCTACCGATTTTAGTAAGTATGATAAAGATGACATAGAACATGTTGGCTGGTATTATGAACCTGTAAAAGCAAAGAAGGCCATTTGGATGTCACCATATCTTAATTCAAATCTTAATATATACATGGTTTCTTATGTAGTTCCTATTATTAAAAATGGAGAAAATGTAGGAGTTGTTGGAATGGACATAGATTTTGATGCAATAAGCAGTGTTGCAAAAGAAACAAAAGCATATAATTCTGGGTATGCATTCATAACTGACAATAAAGGAAATATAATGTATCATCCTAATCTAGATATTAATCAAAATGTTGAAAAAATAACAGGAATAAATGGAATCTCTGATAAATTTAATTCAGATGAAAATTATATTAAATATAAATCTAATAATCAAAACAAGGTTTTGTCATTTGATAAAACATCAAATGGATGGATGTTTATTATTACTGCTTCTGAGAAAGAGATACTTCAAAATGCAGCTGATATTACAAAAAAAATAATAGTTGCTGCTTTAGCACTTCTGGTAGTAGGAATTTTAATATCTTACGTTGTAGGAAAGAGAATTGCATCTCCTATTCAAAAAGTTACAAAAGCTATAAAAAAAGCCTCAGATCTTGACCTTACATATGATCCTGATATTGATAGCCTTCTTAAATATAAAGATGAGATAGGAGTACTTTCAAATGCTTATGAAAAAATGAGAAGTGAAATTCAATCTCTTCTTAAAGAAATACTCAAGCAGTCTGAAGATATGGACAAGCACAGTAATGAGCTTTCAGATATTGTAGAAGGTTTTACAGAAAGAATGCAGAGTATAAATTCGTCAGTAAAGGGTATATCAGATAGTGTACAAGAAACAAGTGCATCATCTGAGGAAATAAGTGCATCGATAAATGAAGTTAATACAAGCTCGGATACACTTTCAGTAAAGGCTACTGAAGGAAGTGCAAAGGCTGAAGAATCAAAAGACAACTCAAGAAATATTAAAAATATGGCTGATGAATATACATCTAAAACAAGAGAAGTTTATAGTCAGAAAAAGGAATCAGAAATTAAAGCACTTAAAGAAGGGGAAGTTGTTAAAAAAATTGCGATACTTGCAGATACTATTTCAGATATTGCAGAACAGACTAATCTTTTATCGCTTAATGCATCTATAGAAGCAGCTAGAGCTGGCGAATCAGGAAAAGGGTTTGCTGTTGTTGCACAGGAGGTTGGAAATCTTGCAGGTCAGTCAACTGAAGCTGTAAATACAATAAAAAATGTAATTTCAGAAGTTCAAAAAAGCTTTAATAATCTTTCAAGCAATAGTAAAGAAATTTTAAAATTTATGAATGAAAATATCGAAAAACAATCTGAGATAGTAGAAAATATGTCAAATAAGTTTTATAAAAGTTCTGAGTTTGTAAGCAATATGTCAGAAGAAATTGCAGCAATGTCAGAAGAGCTTACAGCTACTGTAGGACAAATTGGAGAGGCTATAAATGTTACAGCTAAGAATGCGCAGAAAGCTTCTGAAAATGCTGATGTTATTCAAAAAAGTGTACATGAAACTACACAGGAAGTTCAGATTATTTCTGATAATGCTAAGAATCAGAGAAAACTTAGTAGGACGCTTTATAATGAAATTTCAAGATTTAAAATATAG
- the dcd gene encoding dCTP deaminase, which yields MILSGKEILRHMGKEIIIEPFNKSRINPNSYNLSLNNELMVYENNILDMKKENKARKIIIPKDGIVLEPNKLYLGRTNEYTKTDKFVPMLEGRSSTGRLGLFIHVTAGFGDVGFAGYWTLEMFCVQPIKIYPDVEICQIYYHDIKGEYDLYNSGKYQNNTGIQPSLMYKDFLKK from the coding sequence ATGATTTTGTCCGGAAAAGAAATATTAAGACATATGGGAAAAGAAATAATTATTGAGCCTTTTAATAAAAGTAGAATTAATCCGAATAGCTACAATTTATCATTAAATAATGAGCTTATGGTTTATGAAAACAATATTCTAGATATGAAAAAAGAAAATAAAGCAAGAAAAATAATAATTCCTAAAGATGGAATTGTTCTTGAACCTAATAAATTATATCTTGGAAGAACAAACGAGTATACAAAAACAGATAAATTTGTACCGATGCTTGAAGGACGTTCTTCAACAGGAAGGCTTGGGCTATTTATTCATGTTACAGCTGGATTTGGAGATGTAGGATTTGCAGGATATTGGACTTTGGAGATGTTCTGTGTTCAGCCTATAAAAATATATCCTGATGTAGAAATATGTCAAATATATTATCATGATATAAAGGGAGAATATGATCTTTATAATAGCGGAAAATATCAAAATAATACTGGAATACAACCAAGCCTTATGTATAAAGACTTTTTAAAAAAATAA
- a CDS encoding cyclopropane-fatty-acyl-phospholipid synthase family protein, translated as MALDKIFYKNLFKNLFSDSFELILWDGSSKIYGETTPKFKIKFNKPIPKSSILADPSIAFGEAYMNKDIEIDGNLQLVIESLYNSTESFLGSNNKFSHITKKILNNIKNSKENIEHHYDIGNDFYKLWLDKTMTYSCAYFKNKDDSLYDAQINKVDYILKKLNLKKGETLLDIGCGWGELVIKAAKEYKVKAVGITLSNEQYEKGKERIKNENLENLVDIKIEDYREIKDKKFDKIVSVGMLEHVGSQYLNEYFSCIKNLLNNNGLALIHCITTNSPTSSTNSWINKYIFPGGFIPCVNTLVNDIIETGFNLIDVENLRMHYAKTLEMWHQNFINVLPEVEKMKDSTFIRMWDLYLSACAASFKCGNINLHQFLFSNGTNNSLPLTREYMYK; from the coding sequence ATGGCTTTAGATAAAATTTTTTACAAAAATCTATTTAAGAATTTATTTTCAGATTCTTTTGAACTAATATTATGGGATGGAAGTTCAAAAATTTATGGTGAAACAACACCAAAATTTAAAATTAAATTTAATAAACCAATTCCTAAATCTTCAATATTAGCTGACCCATCAATTGCATTTGGCGAAGCTTATATGAATAAAGATATTGAAATTGATGGGAACCTTCAATTAGTAATTGAATCTCTATATAACAGTACAGAGAGTTTTTTAGGTTCTAATAATAAATTTTCACATATTACAAAAAAAATATTAAACAATATAAAAAATAGTAAAGAAAACATTGAGCATCATTACGATATAGGTAATGATTTTTATAAATTATGGCTAGATAAAACAATGACATATTCTTGTGCATATTTCAAAAATAAAGATGATTCCCTATATGATGCACAGATAAATAAAGTAGACTATATTTTAAAAAAACTTAATCTTAAAAAAGGCGAAACTCTCCTTGATATAGGCTGTGGCTGGGGAGAACTTGTAATTAAAGCTGCTAAAGAATATAAAGTAAAAGCTGTTGGAATTACTTTAAGCAATGAGCAATATGAAAAAGGAAAAGAAAGAATTAAAAATGAAAATCTTGAAAATTTAGTTGATATAAAAATTGAAGATTACAGAGAAATAAAAGACAAAAAATTTGATAAGATTGTAAGCGTAGGAATGCTTGAGCATGTAGGAAGTCAATACTTAAATGAATACTTTTCTTGCATAAAAAATCTATTAAATAATAATGGACTTGCTCTAATACATTGTATTACTACTAATTCTCCTACATCTTCTACAAACAGTTGGATAAATAAATACATCTTTCCAGGTGGATTCATTCCATGTGTCAATACTCTTGTAAATGACATTATAGAAACTGGATTTAATCTTATTGATGTTGAAAATCTAAGAATGCACTATGCTAAAACACTTGAAATGTGGCATCAAAATTTTATAAATGTACTTCCTGAAGTAGAAAAAATGAAAGATTCCACATTTATTAGAATGTGGGATCTTTACTTAAGTGCATGTGCAGCCTCATTTAAATGTGGAAATATAAATCTTCATCAGTTTCTATTTAGCAATGGAACAAATAATTCTCTTCCACTTACAAGAGAATATATGTACAAATAA
- a CDS encoding transposase — MLKNWTSHAEYQQFIISNFSSSNQTFYKRVLELESSISKLYCLDLDILGEILKPYYSNTGRPAALQPEIFRSFSLMLFLKETSITNWVKKLNCDEFLAICIGCTAGKTPSLGAHYDFISRLWMSDLASDRKRLKIVRPYKKKPSKVKSPGQNKKLPNKKSGSVKKICDFFETDHSFSLRAEKLLQHIFSLVAVKPSFDLNLIKQQNLTLAGDGTCVHCHSSYYGSKVCNCRENGIYDCKCARKLSDVDANWGWDSHENRWFYGYTLYALSTYNPEYKIDLPVYLRFVEASRHDSITGVVALAEFRELLPQFKISNYVLDSANDNYPTYELCSKWNINPFIDLNSKNKGNSKYPTSLSINEKGVPICIGGHEMIYNGFEKSRSRVKWRCPLACKKIKSCSCTDQCSPSAYGRVIYTKPSWDLRLFTKIPRGSKQYKEIYKTRTCSERINNRILNDYKIHSLKIRGKKRYSFMTMIASINIHLDARIKAFGFSILNLLK; from the coding sequence ATGCTTAAAAATTGGACATCTCATGCTGAATATCAGCAATTTATTATTTCAAATTTCTCATCATCTAATCAAACTTTTTATAAAAGAGTTTTAGAATTAGAATCATCTATTTCTAAACTATATTGTTTAGATTTAGATATACTTGGAGAAATATTGAAGCCTTATTATTCTAACACGGGCAGGCCTGCCGCCCTTCAACCTGAAATATTTCGTTCCTTTTCATTAATGCTTTTTCTGAAAGAAACTAGTATTACAAATTGGGTAAAAAAATTAAATTGTGATGAATTCCTTGCAATATGCATCGGTTGCACCGCCGGTAAAACACCATCACTTGGTGCTCATTATGATTTTATATCTAGACTTTGGATGTCTGACTTAGCATCTGATAGAAAAAGGCTTAAAATTGTACGACCTTACAAGAAAAAACCATCTAAAGTAAAATCACCAGGACAAAATAAGAAGCTTCCTAATAAAAAATCTGGATCTGTGAAAAAAATATGCGATTTTTTTGAAACAGACCATTCATTTTCACTTAGAGCTGAAAAATTGCTTCAACACATATTTTCTCTTGTTGCTGTTAAACCATCATTTGATCTTAATCTAATAAAACAACAGAATCTTACACTCGCTGGTGATGGCACATGTGTTCATTGTCATTCATCTTATTATGGTTCAAAAGTTTGTAACTGTCGTGAAAATGGTATTTACGATTGTAAATGTGCCCGTAAACTTTCTGATGTTGATGCTAATTGGGGCTGGGATAGTCATGAAAACCGTTGGTTTTACGGTTATACTCTTTATGCGCTATCTACTTATAACCCTGAATATAAAATAGATTTACCAGTATATCTACGCTTTGTAGAAGCAAGTAGACATGATAGTATAACTGGAGTAGTTGCATTGGCTGAATTTAGAGAACTGTTACCGCAGTTCAAAATATCAAATTATGTGCTTGACTCAGCCAATGATAACTATCCTACATATGAATTATGCTCCAAATGGAACATTAATCCCTTCATTGATTTGAATTCCAAAAATAAAGGAAATTCAAAATATCCTACATCCTTATCAATTAATGAAAAGGGTGTTCCAATATGCATAGGCGGCCATGAAATGATTTATAATGGCTTTGAAAAAAGCCGTTCAAGAGTTAAATGGCGCTGTCCTTTAGCATGTAAAAAAATTAAATCATGTTCTTGTACTGACCAATGCTCGCCTTCGGCATATGGCCGAGTAATATATACTAAACCATCATGGGATTTACGTTTATTTACAAAAATCCCTCGTGGTTCAAAACAATATAAAGAAATTTATAAAACCAGAACCTGTTCCGAAAGAATCAACAATCGTATTCTTAATGACTATAAAATTCATTCTTTAAAAATACGTGGTAAAAAGCGTTATTCTTTCATGACTATGATTGCTAGCATCAATATTCATCTTGACGCTAGAATTAAAGCCTTTGGATTTTCTATCTTAAATTTATTAAAATAG